The following is a genomic window from Hymenobacter sp. APR13.
GTGGAACCTTTCACGACCATTGACAAGGACGTGGAAATCGGGGAAGGCACCTGGATTGGGCCCAACGTCACGATTATGGCGGGGGCCCGTATTGGCCGCAACTGTAAGATTTTCCCGGGCGCGGTGATTGCCGCCATGCCCCAGGACCTGAAGTTTGCGGGCGAGAAAACCACGGTCCACATCGGCGACAACACCGTTATCCGGGAGTGCGTGACCGTGAACCGTGGCACCGTGGACCGGCTCCGGACGGTGGTGGGCAGCAACTGCCTGCTGATGGCCTACGTGCACGTGGCCCACGACTGCCTGATCGGCGACAACTGCGTGCTGGCCAACGGCGTGCAGCTGGCCGGCCACGTCGAAATCGGCGACCACGCCATTGTGGGCGGCACCTCGGCCGTGCATCAGTTCGTGAAAATCGGGCAGCACGCCATGGTATCGGGTGGCTCTTTGGTGCGCAAGGACGTGCCGCCGTTCGTGAAGGCCGGCCGCGAGCCGCTGACGTACGCCGGCATCAACAGCATCGGGCTGCGCCGCCGCGGCTACTCCGACCAGAAGATTTCCGAGATTCAGCAGCTTTACCGCCTGCTATTCTTGGGCGGCATGAACAACAACGACGCCCTCGACAAGATTGAGCTGGAGCTGGCCCCTTCGCCGGAGCGCGACGAGGTGGTGAACTTCGTGCGCAACTCGGGCCGCGGCATTATCAAGGGCTACTCGCGCGGCGGCAACGGCGCCGACTAATACCAGACCTGAAACAATGAGAGGTGAGACATGAGACTTTCGTTCAACGGGCCACAAGGAGCCCTTGAA
Proteins encoded in this region:
- the lpxA gene encoding acyl-ACP--UDP-N-acetylglucosamine O-acyltransferase; its protein translation is MNQPLAYIHPEAKIAQNVVVEPFTTIDKDVEIGEGTWIGPNVTIMAGARIGRNCKIFPGAVIAAMPQDLKFAGEKTTVHIGDNTVIRECVTVNRGTVDRLRTVVGSNCLLMAYVHVAHDCLIGDNCVLANGVQLAGHVEIGDHAIVGGTSAVHQFVKIGQHAMVSGGSLVRKDVPPFVKAGREPLTYAGINSIGLRRRGYSDQKISEIQQLYRLLFLGGMNNNDALDKIELELAPSPERDEVVNFVRNSGRGIIKGYSRGGNGAD